In Humulus lupulus chromosome 7, drHumLupu1.1, whole genome shotgun sequence, the following are encoded in one genomic region:
- the LOC133791102 gene encoding scarecrow-like protein 34 — protein sequence MIMDPSFSEYSDFTNGFKIENQTSIPNSNEYSVLSDEYLLNQHSPYFDLVNDYPNLFIPDPDPGNFTPSMNLSSLEEPSFPSSTLSPDGNSPTPSSVSPGGDSSNDEKEFSIYVLKFINQILMEENMEEKPNKFDDPLELQVTEKSFYDALGESYPYSANQSPVDQKVETPDSNFSVSSSDYGGSSTCTSTSNSTSHDASSPQLLSDVGDHKASSLQPFLPGDNNFQFDLVSAQNLFRDIDSISQFQRGVEEASKFLPKGNQFIIDLESNGFSPQLRTEAVVVKTERESSPNGSRGRKNHEREDDDSEEERSNKQSAHYIDESDLSEMFDKVLLQVDHSCGQCGETEPGQSEASKALQLAESNANGGKGRGKRQNKKKETVDLRTLLILCAQAVSSDDRGTAYELLKQIRQHSSHNGDGSQRLAHFFANGLDARLAGIGTGALFYSNLLANVKASDLLKAYHLNLSSSPFKKMAMFFANKNILHVAEKATNLHIVDFGILYGFQWPIFIQYLSKRSGGPPNLRITGIEFPQNGFRPKARIEETGRRLAKYCERFGVPFRYNAIAVKNWESIRVEDMKIESNEVVAVNCLIRFNNILEETVESCPRNAVLSLIRKMNPAIFINNIVNGSYNAPFFVTRFREVLFHFSALFDMLDTNIARENEERMMYEREFYGREIVNVIACEGEERVERPETYKQWQVRTLRAGFRSLPLNQEIMSKFKEKLRTWYHKDFVIDEDSNWMLQGWKGRIVYASSCWVPA from the coding sequence ATGATTATGGATCCAAGCTTCTCTGAATACTCAGATTTCACAAACGGGTTCAAAATCGAAAACCAGACCAGTATACCCAATTCAAATGAGTACTCAGTTCTTTCAGACGAATATCTATTAAACCAACACTCTCCATATTTTGACCTCGTCAATGATTACCCAAACCTTTTTATTCCTGATCCTGACCCCGGTAATTTCACGCCCTCCATGAATTTGTCTTCTTTGGAAGAACCATCTTTTCCCTCTTCCACACTAAGCCCAGATGGAAACTCACCTACTCCTTCAAGCGTGAGCCCTGGGGGTGACTCTTCCAATGATGAAAAAGAGTTCTCAATATACGTTCTCAAGTTCATCAACCAGATCCTTATGGAAGAAAACATGGAGGAGAAACCCAATAAGTTTGATGATCCATTGGAACTTCAAGTCACTGAGAAATCATTCTATGATGCTCTTGGTGAGAGTTACCCTTATTCAGCCAACCAGTCTCCTGTAGATCAAAAAGTTGAGACCCCAGATAGCAATTTTTCAGTAAGCTCTAGCGATTATGGCGGTAGTAGTACTTGTACTAGTACTAGTAACAGTACCAGTCATGATGCTAGCAGCCCTCAATTGCTTAGTGATGTAGGAGACCATAAAGCCTCTTCATTGCAGCCGTTTCTTCCCGGTGACAACAATTTCCAGTTTGATTTGGTTTCGGCTCAGAATTTATTTAGGGACATTGATTCAATCTCCCAGTTTCAGAGAGGTGTTGAGGAAGCAAGTAAGTTCCTCCCTAAAGGCAATCAGTTTATCATTGATCTAGAAAGCAATGGATTCTCGCCCCAGTTGAGAACAGAAGCTGTAGTTGTTAAAACTGAGAGGGAAAGCTCGCCTAACGGGTCGCGGGGGAGGAAGAATCATGAAAGGGAAGATGATGACTCAGAAGAAGAGAGAAGCAATAAGCAGTCTGCGCATTATATAGATGAGAGTGACTTATCAGAGATGTTTGATAAAGTGTTGCTTCAAGTTGATCATAGTTGCGGGCAATGCGGTGAGACTGAACCTGGGCAGAGTGAAGCAAGCAAGGCCTTGCAGTTGGCGGAGTCAAATGCCAATGGCGGAAAGGGTCGCGGCAAGAGGCAAAACAAGAAGAAGGAAACTGTGGATTTGAGAACCCTTTTGATTCTATGCGCACAAGCTGTGTCCAGTGATGATAGAGGGACTGCATATGAGCTTTTAAAGCAGATTAGGCAGCATTCTTCTCATAATGGGGATGGATCCCAGAGGTTGGCCCATTTCTTTGCCAATGGTCTTGATGCTCGTTTGGCTGGAATTGGAACCGGAGCCTTGTTCTATAGTAACTTACTTGCCAATGTGAAAGCTTCTGACCTTTTGAAAGCATACCACCTTAATCTTTCGTCCAGTCCTTTCAAGAAGATGGCTATGTTCTTTGCAAACAAGAATATCTTGCACGTAGCTGAGAAAGCAACAAACCTTCACATCGTTGATTTTGGTATCCTGTATGGTTTTCAGTGGCCAAtcttcatccagtatctctcaaaAAGATCCGGTGGACCTCCTAATCTGCGCATTACAGGTATAGAGTTCCCTCAAAATGGTTTTCGCCCAAAAGCCAGAATTGAAGAGACAGGGCGGCGCTTAGCAAAGTACTGCGAAAGGTTTGGTGTGCCTTTCAGGTACAATGCCATAGCAGTAAAAAATTGGGAGAGCATCCGTGTTGAGGACATGAAGATTGAAAGCAACGAAGTTGTTGCTGTGAATTGTTTGATACGGTTCAACAACATACTCGAAGAAACTGTTGAAAGCTGCCCAAGAAATGCTGTTCTGAGCCTAATCAGGAAGATGAATCCAGCCATTTTTATTAATAACATTGTCAACGGATCCTACAACGCACCATTTTTTGTCACTCGTTTCCGCGAAGTGCTCTTCCACTTCTCTGCCTTGTTTGACATGTTGGACACCAACATAGCCCGCGAAAACGAAGAGAGGATGATGTATGAAAGAGAATTCTATGGCCGGGAGATTGTGAATGTGATAGCATGTGAAGGAGAAGAGAGAGTGGAGAGGCCTGAGACGTACAAGCAGTGGCAAGTCCGGACCTTGAGAGCCGGTTTTCGGTCACTTCCTCTCAACCAAGAGATCATGAGCAAATTTAAAGAGAAGTTGAGAACATGGTACCACAAGGATTTTGTAATTGATGAAGACAGCAACTGGATGCTTCAGGGATGGAAAGGAAGGATTGTTTATGCTTCCTCATGTTGGGTTCCGGCATAG